Proteins from a single region of Aureibacter tunicatorum:
- the nuoL gene encoding NADH-quinone oxidoreductase subunit L, with translation MKLVELIELTKPLPFSSLTLIALIILLTPLLSFVLINAFKSYFKKGGADALGIVLTGLSFVLSVYLFVNIWNVETHHARFIWFDLSSITSSQFTLGVLLDEASVLMMGVVTLVSFLVHLFSVNYMKNEKHYCRYFAFLGLFTFSMLGIVLSDNLLSLFVFWELVGLSSYLLIGFWFERESAARASKKAFITNRVGDFGFLIGLSILFAVMGTLDIDALKVMMKHSYVSEGDWILKYSLNGELVTKSIPLIWLTISGLGLFCGVMGKSAQFPLQIWLPDAMQGPTPVSALIHAATMVAAGVYLLLRVFPILSPDALDFIAVIGAVTAFLSGYAALTQNDIKRVLAYSTSSQLGFMVMGIGVGAYDASFFHLITHAFFKAGLFLAAGAIIRSLHHIEDRMREEGHKAHFDVQDMRNMGGLYKKMPFVFVVYLVTGAALMGIPFFSGFLSKDAILNSSLAWAMSKAADGFSWHIFIPVLGFLSAFFTALYMTRQILLIFFGELRFVKNNPELKSVFETIQGPPLKKKVPLFTLAFLSLGLVFSLNPFNTETSWLYNNFETPELLVPLQNDFGLKDLVALNNLEHEWHFITSIISIIIVVMGIGIGYYLYQPKGEYAQSYLKWKPGKLPSVLKLSYYNWYLDDLMHAGFVKPTLRVAYIAQIVDDKIINRLVDSSSSATLWFSDKVERIDRLVLNPFIDLVASFNVWVADIAAMFDRHVIDGTVNYLADLTTEIGAKAKSIQGSDVQRYILVALVVMVFALLFVLLLIQF, from the coding sequence ATGAAACTAGTGGAACTTATTGAATTGACAAAACCTTTGCCATTTAGCAGCTTGACGCTAATCGCTTTGATAATTTTATTGACTCCGCTTTTGTCTTTTGTCTTGATTAATGCATTCAAAAGCTATTTCAAAAAAGGGGGAGCTGATGCATTAGGGATAGTGTTGACAGGCCTTAGTTTTGTTCTCTCAGTTTACCTTTTTGTGAATATTTGGAATGTTGAGACGCATCATGCCAGATTTATTTGGTTTGATTTGAGCTCTATAACTAGTAGTCAATTTACTTTAGGTGTGTTATTGGATGAGGCTTCTGTGCTTATGATGGGTGTGGTGACTTTAGTCTCATTTTTAGTTCATTTGTTTTCGGTGAACTATATGAAAAACGAAAAACATTATTGCCGATATTTTGCATTTTTAGGACTATTTACTTTTTCAATGTTAGGGATAGTTCTGTCTGATAATCTATTGTCTCTTTTCGTGTTTTGGGAATTGGTAGGTCTATCAAGTTACCTTTTGATTGGCTTTTGGTTTGAAAGAGAGTCGGCAGCCAGAGCTTCTAAAAAGGCGTTTATTACAAATAGAGTTGGTGATTTTGGGTTTCTGATAGGATTAAGCATATTGTTTGCCGTAATGGGGACTTTAGATATTGATGCTTTGAAAGTAATGATGAAGCATTCTTATGTATCAGAAGGTGATTGGATTTTAAAATATAGTCTTAATGGAGAGTTGGTGACAAAGTCAATCCCGTTGATATGGTTGACTATTTCCGGACTAGGTTTGTTTTGCGGGGTTATGGGTAAATCAGCTCAGTTCCCATTGCAGATTTGGCTGCCGGATGCGATGCAAGGACCAACGCCTGTGTCGGCTTTGATTCATGCAGCGACAATGGTTGCCGCAGGGGTTTATTTGCTATTGAGGGTTTTTCCTATCTTAAGCCCTGATGCTTTGGATTTTATTGCTGTTATTGGTGCTGTGACTGCGTTTTTAAGTGGTTATGCGGCATTGACTCAAAATGATATTAAGAGGGTGCTGGCGTATTCGACAAGTTCTCAGTTGGGCTTTATGGTGATGGGAATAGGTGTTGGTGCATACGATGCTTCGTTTTTTCACTTAATTACTCATGCTTTTTTTAAAGCGGGCTTGTTTTTGGCTGCTGGAGCTATAATAAGATCTTTACATCATATTGAAGACAGAATGCGCGAGGAAGGGCATAAAGCTCATTTCGATGTTCAAGATATGAGGAATATGGGAGGCTTGTATAAAAAGATGCCTTTTGTGTTTGTTGTGTATTTAGTTACAGGAGCCGCTTTGATGGGGATACCATTCTTTTCAGGTTTTTTATCCAAGGATGCTATACTTAATAGTTCATTGGCTTGGGCTATGTCCAAAGCGGCAGACGGTTTTTCATGGCATATTTTCATTCCTGTATTAGGCTTCTTGTCAGCCTTTTTTACGGCTTTATATATGACTCGACAGATCCTATTGATCTTTTTTGGCGAATTAAGGTTTGTGAAAAATAATCCAGAATTAAAATCAGTGTTTGAAACAATACAGGGCCCCCCATTGAAGAAAAAAGTCCCATTATTCACTTTGGCTTTTCTTTCATTAGGTTTAGTGTTTTCGTTAAATCCATTTAATACAGAGACAAGTTGGCTTTATAATAATTTTGAAACACCTGAGTTGTTAGTGCCTTTGCAAAATGATTTTGGATTGAAAGATTTGGTAGCGCTTAATAACCTTGAGCATGAGTGGCATTTTATCACAAGTATTATTTCGATTATAATTGTTGTCATGGGAATTGGTATTGGTTATTATCTATATCAGCCTAAAGGCGAATATGCGCAATCTTATTTAAAATGGAAGCCGGGTAAACTTCCATCGGTTTTAAAGCTGTCCTATTATAATTGGTATTTGGATGATTTAATGCATGCAGGCTTTGTGAAGCCTACTTTGAGGGTTGCTTATATAGCTCAAATAGTGGATGATAAGATCATCAATCGATTAGTTGATAGTTCTTCTTCTGCTACATTATGGTTTTCAGATAAAGTCGAAAGAATAGATCGGTTAGTTCTTAATCCCTTTATAGATTTAGTTGCTTCATTCAATGTATGGGTAGCCGATATAGCTGCTATGTTTGATCGTCATGTTATTGATGGAACTGTCAATTATTTAGCAGATCTAACGACTGAAATAGGGGCAAAAGCGAAGTCTATTCAAGGCAGCGATGTGCAAAGATATATCTTGGTAGCTTTGGTGGTTATGGTGTTTGCTCTTTTGTTTGTTCTGTTATTGATACAGTTTTAA
- a CDS encoding complex I subunit 1 family protein, with amino-acid sequence MLTTFIYFLPLLLLYTVFAVYAERKVSAFMQDRLGPMEVGKYGLLQTVADLMKLLQKEDIINQKADKRLFTMGPVLIFVAVFSGFAVLPVSSNWMGSNAEVGVYFLLAIVSLDVVGVLMAGWASNSKFSLFGALRSVAQIVSYETPLILSVLAVVAVSQSLNLQEISFQQGVLFDQYPDAKIKANYLFGIKALGIDVSDIGGFFTWNIFRVPVLFFAFVIFFISSLAECNRAPFDLPEGESELIGGFHTEYSGFKWAFIMLAEYGMMLLVSILGVVLFLGGWNTPFPNIGAVKLADWTMGNPDGISGLLWGMFWLMSKTFVLIFVQMWVRWTYPRLRVDQVMTLGWKYLTPMGLIILFLSTIWRLMMI; translated from the coding sequence ATGTTGACTACGTTTATATACTTTTTGCCTTTGCTGTTGCTGTATACCGTTTTCGCAGTTTATGCAGAAAGAAAAGTTTCAGCTTTTATGCAAGACCGACTAGGGCCTATGGAAGTGGGTAAATATGGTTTGTTGCAAACAGTTGCTGATTTGATGAAGCTTTTGCAAAAAGAAGACATTATAAATCAAAAAGCTGATAAGCGCTTGTTCACAATGGGGCCTGTGCTGATTTTTGTGGCTGTATTTTCTGGATTTGCAGTCTTGCCTGTGTCATCCAATTGGATGGGTTCAAATGCGGAGGTCGGAGTATATTTTCTTTTGGCGATTGTTTCCTTGGATGTAGTGGGAGTCTTGATGGCTGGATGGGCAAGTAATAGCAAGTTTTCTTTGTTCGGAGCATTGAGGTCAGTGGCCCAAATTGTAAGTTATGAGACGCCTTTGATCTTAAGTGTGCTGGCTGTTGTTGCAGTAAGCCAATCGTTGAATTTGCAAGAAATCAGTTTTCAGCAAGGAGTGTTGTTTGATCAATATCCAGATGCTAAGATTAAAGCAAATTACCTATTTGGAATTAAAGCTTTGGGTATTGATGTGTCTGATATTGGAGGTTTTTTTACTTGGAATATTTTCAGAGTGCCTGTTCTGTTTTTTGCTTTTGTGATTTTCTTTATTTCATCTTTGGCGGAATGCAATAGAGCGCCATTTGATTTGCCTGAAGGAGAGTCGGAGCTGATTGGTGGTTTTCATACAGAGTATTCAGGTTTTAAGTGGGCTTTTATCATGTTGGCAGAATATGGTATGATGCTATTGGTTTCAATCTTGGGAGTAGTTTTATTCTTAGGAGGCTGGAATACTCCATTTCCAAATATCGGTGCTGTGAAACTGGCTGATTGGACGATGGGAAATCCTGATGGAATTAGCGGTTTGTTGTGGGGGATGTTCTGGTTGATGAGCAAAACCTTTGTGCTGATATTTGTTCAAATGTGGGTAAGATGGACATACCCAAGATTGAGAGTGGATCAAGTAATGACTTTAGGTTGGAAATATCTTACTCCTATGGGCTTGATTATATTGTTTTTGTCGACAATTTGGAGATTAATGATGATTTGA
- a CDS encoding DUF4924 family protein encodes MHIAEKKKSENISEYIIFLYKTEDLIRAFDLNKNEISEYVVKHFPVPEDEKEYQRNWYMEFCDTMIDQGLQEKGHIEEAEKLVQSLMEIHLQLLGTDKKYQDVFMYARPFIQKNIEFSNQQINNPIQICLNGVYGYLISQINGRNINNEQKEMLESFGLVLSYLSHEYKQHNQ; translated from the coding sequence ATGCATATAGCTGAAAAAAAGAAATCCGAAAACATAAGCGAATACATTATATTTCTTTACAAAACAGAAGACCTGATCAGAGCCTTTGACCTTAACAAAAATGAAATCAGCGAATACGTAGTCAAGCACTTTCCTGTCCCTGAAGATGAAAAAGAGTATCAAAGAAATTGGTACATGGAATTCTGCGACACAATGATCGATCAAGGTCTTCAAGAAAAAGGACATATCGAAGAAGCTGAAAAGCTTGTGCAATCCTTAATGGAAATACATTTGCAACTTCTTGGAACTGATAAAAAATATCAAGATGTTTTCATGTATGCAAGGCCCTTTATTCAAAAAAACATTGAATTCAGCAATCAACAAATCAACAACCCTATTCAAATTTGTCTTAACGGCGTTTATGGTTATTTGATCTCTCAGATCAATGGAAGAAACATCAATAACGAACAAAAAGAAATGCTGGAATCATTCGGACTCGTACTATCCTATCTAAGCCATGAATACAAACAACACAATCAATAG
- a CDS encoding NADH-quinone oxidoreductase subunit J — MEQIIVEGSLNALFYVFAGLSLVTALGIMLIRNVLYGAFLLVFSLLAISGLYVLLGADFVAVTQIMIYVGGVLVLMVFGIMLTNRLDGQKILTENRNVLMGGLVGVGMFALLCYLIKGMDFGQKYIATDKVLMEDQSLKEIGVSLMSEYVLPFEFVGVILLVILIAASYIASNSKFSK, encoded by the coding sequence ATGGAGCAGATTATTGTTGAAGGTAGTTTGAATGCCTTATTTTATGTGTTTGCTGGACTTTCTTTAGTTACAGCATTAGGGATAATGCTCATTAGAAATGTTTTGTATGGAGCATTTTTATTGGTATTTTCTTTACTGGCTATTTCTGGGTTGTATGTGCTGTTAGGTGCTGATTTTGTTGCCGTAACACAAATTATGATTTATGTTGGAGGAGTTTTAGTCTTAATGGTGTTTGGTATTATGCTTACCAATAGGCTTGATGGACAGAAAATTCTTACTGAAAATAGAAATGTCTTGATGGGAGGCTTAGTAGGTGTCGGTATGTTCGCGTTGCTATGTTATCTTATTAAGGGGATGGATTTTGGTCAAAAATATATCGCTACTGATAAGGTGCTAATGGAAGATCAGAGTTTAAAAGAGATTGGGGTTAGTTTGATGAGCGAATATGTATTGCCATTTGAATTTGTAGGTGTGATATTGCTAGTGATACTGATTGCAGCGAGTTACATAGCTTCAAATAGCAAGTTTTCAAAGTAA
- the lepA gene encoding translation elongation factor 4, whose translation MDNIRNFCIIAHIDHGKSTLADRLLEHTQTVSDRQMQDQLLDNMDLERERGITIKSHAIQMNYLLDGNEYVLNLIDTPGHVDFSYEVSRSIAACEGALLIVDASQGIEAQTISNLYLAMENDLKIIPVLNKIDLPGAMPEEVSDEIVDLLGVEREEIIRASGKTGEGVDDILKAIVERIDAPSGDPEAPLQAMIFDSQYNPFRGIEVIFRVLNGTIRKGDLVKFVNTGKEYGADEIGILKLEQEPQKEISSGNVGYLISGIKNAKEVKVGDTITHKENPCSQAIQGFEDVKPMVFAGIYPVDTTEYEELRASMEKLQLNDASLVWEPETSAALGFGFRCGFLGMLHLEIVQERLEREFDMTVITTVPSVQFRAVMTDDSVQLINAPSEMPEPNKVKHIEEPFIKAQIISKADYIGPIISLCMDKRGILKNQVYLTTDRVELTFDIPLSEIVFDFFDKLKTISRGYASLDYELIGNRASKMVKLDVALNGEKVDALSAIVHRDKAYEWGKRLCEKLKELLPRQMFEIAVQASIGTKIIARETVKALRKNVLAKCYGGDISRKRKLLEKQKKGKKRMRQVGNVEIPQDAFMAVLKLD comes from the coding sequence ATGGATAATATTAGAAATTTTTGCATAATTGCGCATATTGACCATGGAAAGAGTACCTTGGCAGATAGGCTGTTGGAACATACGCAGACGGTTTCAGACAGGCAAATGCAGGACCAGTTATTGGACAATATGGACTTGGAGCGTGAGAGAGGAATAACGATTAAGAGTCACGCTATTCAGATGAATTATTTACTCGATGGCAATGAATATGTGTTGAATTTGATTGACACGCCGGGACACGTGGATTTTTCTTATGAAGTTTCAAGGTCTATTGCAGCATGTGAAGGTGCTTTGTTGATTGTGGATGCGTCGCAAGGTATCGAAGCTCAGACAATCTCCAATTTGTATTTGGCAATGGAGAATGATCTGAAGATTATTCCTGTATTGAATAAGATAGATTTGCCTGGGGCTATGCCGGAAGAAGTTTCTGATGAAATAGTGGACTTGTTGGGAGTTGAAAGAGAAGAAATCATCAGAGCAAGTGGCAAGACAGGCGAAGGAGTTGATGATATATTAAAAGCGATTGTTGAAAGAATTGACGCACCTTCAGGAGATCCTGAAGCTCCGCTTCAAGCTATGATTTTTGATTCGCAATACAACCCATTTAGAGGTATTGAAGTTATTTTCCGTGTATTGAATGGAACAATTAGAAAGGGTGACCTTGTGAAGTTCGTGAATACAGGGAAAGAGTATGGCGCTGATGAAATAGGAATTTTGAAACTTGAACAAGAACCGCAAAAAGAAATTTCCTCAGGTAATGTAGGTTATTTGATTTCAGGTATCAAGAACGCAAAGGAAGTAAAAGTAGGGGATACGATTACGCATAAGGAGAATCCATGTTCTCAAGCTATTCAAGGTTTTGAGGATGTGAAGCCGATGGTATTCGCTGGTATTTACCCTGTGGATACTACAGAATATGAAGAGTTGAGAGCTTCTATGGAGAAGTTGCAATTGAATGATGCTTCATTGGTTTGGGAGCCGGAAACATCGGCTGCTTTGGGCTTTGGTTTTAGATGCGGGTTCTTAGGAATGCTCCATTTGGAGATTGTGCAAGAAAGGCTTGAACGAGAGTTTGATATGACAGTAATTACCACTGTTCCTTCTGTGCAGTTTAGAGCGGTGATGACCGATGATTCTGTGCAGTTGATCAATGCTCCTTCAGAAATGCCTGAGCCAAATAAGGTGAAGCATATTGAAGAGCCGTTTATTAAAGCGCAAATCATCTCCAAGGCTGACTACATCGGTCCTATTATCAGCTTATGTATGGATAAGAGGGGGATTTTGAAAAATCAGGTTTATTTGACAACAGATCGAGTTGAATTGACATTTGATATCCCATTGTCTGAGATAGTTTTTGATTTCTTTGATAAACTAAAGACAATTTCAAGAGGTTATGCGTCATTGGATTATGAGTTGATCGGAAACAGAGCTTCAAAGATGGTGAAGCTTGATGTTGCGTTGAATGGCGAGAAGGTTGACGCTTTGTCTGCGATAGTGCATAGAGACAAAGCTTACGAATGGGGCAAAAGGCTTTGTGAGAAATTGAAGGAACTATTGCCAAGACAAATGTTTGAAATTGCAGTTCAGGCTTCAATTGGTACGAAAATTATTGCTAGGGAAACTGTTAAGGCTTTGAGAAAGAATGTATTGGCCAAGTGTTATGGCGGTGATATTTCTCGTAAGCGTAAGTTGTTGGAGAAGCAGAAGAAAGGTAAAAAGCGTATGCGTCAAGTTGGAAATGTTGAAATTCCACAAGATGCGTTCATGGCTGTGCTAAAATTGGATTGA
- the nuoK gene encoding NADH-quinone oxidoreductase subunit NuoK, with amino-acid sequence MEAYLILSAALFCIGLAIILVKKNAVMVLMGVELILNAANLNLVAFGSTDTQPTGQMYALFVIVIAAAEVSVALAIVLNVYKYFQSSDLDKLNSLGDK; translated from the coding sequence ATGGAGGCTTATTTGATATTGTCAGCGGCGTTGTTCTGCATCGGCCTAGCGATAATTTTAGTGAAAAAAAATGCAGTCATGGTTTTGATGGGGGTTGAGCTGATTTTAAATGCGGCTAATCTGAATTTAGTGGCTTTTGGTAGCACGGATACACAGCCGACTGGTCAAATGTATGCATTGTTTGTGATTGTAATCGCAGCCGCGGAAGTGTCTGTAGCTTTAGCGATTGTATTGAACGTTTATAAATACTTTCAGTCTTCAGACTTGGATAAATTAAACTCCTTGGGGGATAAATAA
- a CDS encoding ion transporter gives MKFKEKVFKIISANNKEYLPSKVFDYSIYTIILLNLGAIVLASFAEMEHKYTSIFWKFEIFSVTIFTLEYILRIWTADLLYKNVSRFKAILKFMFSSEGLIDLFAILPFYLPYILKIDLRLLWNLRLIRLLRVLKLGRYSKSIKVVGRVLSQKKADLGVTFFITFILMVVASSLMYNLENEAQPDAFPNILSTFWWAIVTLTTVGYGDVYPITPWGKVIGGIIALLGIGIVALPTGIISSAFMEEVEKSNEKKKEKKRHQVACKYCPNCGTNISAYEENLELAEDTKGDA, from the coding sequence ATGAAATTCAAGGAAAAGGTTTTCAAGATAATCTCAGCCAACAACAAAGAGTATTTGCCCAGCAAAGTTTTCGATTACTCTATTTACACGATCATTTTACTCAATTTAGGAGCAATTGTATTGGCATCCTTCGCTGAAATGGAACATAAATACACTTCCATTTTTTGGAAATTCGAAATTTTCTCTGTCACCATTTTCACGTTGGAATATATATTAAGAATTTGGACTGCCGATTTACTTTACAAAAATGTATCTAGATTCAAAGCCATTCTTAAATTCATGTTTTCAAGCGAGGGACTTATTGACCTGTTCGCTATTTTACCTTTCTACTTGCCTTACATACTTAAAATAGATCTGAGGCTACTTTGGAATTTACGACTCATACGACTATTGAGAGTATTAAAGCTAGGCAGGTACTCTAAGTCCATCAAAGTGGTAGGCAGGGTTCTGAGCCAGAAAAAAGCAGACCTTGGCGTCACTTTTTTCATCACCTTCATACTTATGGTTGTCGCGTCTTCTTTAATGTACAACCTGGAGAATGAAGCTCAGCCAGATGCTTTTCCGAATATTTTAAGCACATTTTGGTGGGCAATCGTTACGCTTACTACTGTAGGTTACGGTGATGTGTACCCAATAACACCGTGGGGAAAAGTGATCGGGGGAATTATCGCGCTTCTAGGCATTGGAATAGTAGCCTTGCCCACAGGTATAATTTCATCCGCTTTCATGGAAGAAGTTGAAAAATCAAACGAAAAAAAGAAAGAAAAAAAGCGACATCAAGTCGCTTGCAAATATTGCCCTAATTGCGGCACCAACATCAGCGCATATGAAGAAAACCTAGAACTAGCTGAGGACACTAAAGGAGACGCTTAA
- the surE gene encoding 5'/3'-nucleotidase SurE produces MEDSINNKPLILVTNDDGITAPGIRVLVEAMKDLGEVVVVAPDSPQSGMGHAITIGKPLRLRDSNIFEGVKSFECSGTPADCVKLAKHYAMKDRQPDLVVSGVNHGSNSSISVLYSGTMSAAIEAAIEGIPAIGFSLCDYSHSADFSHAVNHIKQIAKKVLEKGLPKYLTLNVNIPPKRDENIKGVKICRQARAKWEEEFEQRFDPMGQPYYWMSGRFVNFDKGEDNDEWAIANNYISIVPVHFDLTAHNACAELRDWDL; encoded by the coding sequence ATGGAAGATAGCATAAACAATAAGCCTCTAATATTGGTGACCAATGATGATGGTATTACTGCACCGGGAATTAGAGTTCTAGTAGAGGCAATGAAAGATTTAGGCGAAGTCGTGGTTGTCGCTCCCGACAGTCCTCAATCAGGGATGGGGCATGCGATTACGATTGGAAAGCCATTGAGGTTGAGAGATAGCAATATTTTTGAGGGAGTAAAATCATTCGAATGCTCAGGTACTCCTGCTGATTGTGTTAAATTGGCAAAGCATTATGCTATGAAAGATCGTCAGCCAGACCTAGTGGTGAGTGGAGTAAATCATGGAAGTAATAGTTCTATCAGTGTTTTGTACTCAGGAACTATGTCTGCCGCTATAGAAGCGGCGATTGAGGGGATTCCTGCCATTGGGTTTTCTCTTTGCGATTATTCTCACAGCGCGGATTTTTCACACGCAGTGAACCATATCAAGCAAATTGCGAAAAAAGTATTGGAAAAGGGCTTGCCAAAATACCTGACTTTGAATGTGAATATTCCTCCGAAAAGGGATGAAAACATCAAGGGAGTGAAAATATGCAGGCAAGCTAGAGCGAAGTGGGAAGAGGAATTCGAGCAAAGATTCGACCCTATGGGACAGCCTTATTACTGGATGTCAGGTAGGTTTGTGAATTTTGATAAAGGAGAGGATAATGACGAGTGGGCAATAGCAAATAATTATATTTCTATAGTGCCTGTTCATTTTGATTTGACAGCGCATAATGCTTGCGCAGAGTTAAGGGATTGGGACTTATAA
- a CDS encoding 4Fe-4S dicluster domain-containing protein produces the protein MSKGTNNSYFGNIKEAMKTLYEGAKLTLKHFEEARFSHDNPSVSDPKYFEQDKGIVTLQYPKEELPVPVNGRYKLHNEIDDCIVCDKCAKVCPVDCIDIDGIVATEELGKASDGSSIRIHLAKFDIDMAKCMFCGLCTTVCPTECLTMTPEYDFSSFDVADHNVPFGEMSITEIAEARQKFEENKKKKAAAKSSAVKKVKPAVSVKPNESADDVESPKPKKVVPRMPARKTSVAKSEGEESNGDTPKKAVRPKVPVRKAQLDIEQNQEDEEVKPKRVQPKMPVRRSQPVVKAKKSEDGSAEELPSNATPKRVQPKMPVRRPQPVVKAKKSEEDSSEEVSLNATPKRVQPKVPVRRPQSVVKAKKSDEDSSEEVSSDATPKRVQPKVPVRRPQPVVKAKKSDEDSSEEVSSGATPKRVQPKVPVRRPQPVVKAKKSEEDSSEEVSSDAIPKRVQPKVPIRRPQPVVKAKKSEEDSAEELSSDTTPKRVQPKVPVRRPQPVVKAKKSEEDSSEEVSSDTTPKRVQPKVPVRRPQPVVKAKKSEEDSSEEVSSDTTPKRVQPKVPIRRPQPVVKAKKSEEDSAEELSSDTTPKRVQPKVPVRRPQSVVKAKSTEGDINEGAVSDAKSAEKPKRMQPKIPRKK, from the coding sequence GTGAGTAAAGGCACTAACAATTCTTACTTCGGGAACATTAAAGAGGCTATGAAGACGCTCTATGAAGGAGCGAAGCTTACTCTCAAGCATTTTGAAGAAGCTAGATTCAGCCATGACAATCCAAGTGTTTCTGATCCAAAATATTTTGAACAAGATAAAGGCATAGTAACTCTTCAGTATCCTAAAGAAGAATTGCCAGTGCCTGTCAATGGAAGGTATAAACTGCATAATGAAATAGATGACTGCATTGTCTGTGATAAGTGCGCTAAGGTTTGTCCTGTTGATTGTATAGATATAGACGGCATAGTTGCCACGGAAGAATTAGGTAAAGCTTCTGATGGTTCTTCAATTCGAATACATTTAGCTAAGTTTGATATTGATATGGCTAAATGCATGTTTTGTGGTTTATGCACAACTGTATGTCCTACAGAATGCTTGACCATGACTCCTGAATATGATTTTTCATCGTTTGATGTGGCTGATCATAATGTGCCTTTTGGGGAAATGTCAATTACTGAGATTGCCGAGGCTAGACAGAAGTTTGAAGAAAATAAAAAGAAGAAAGCAGCTGCAAAATCAAGTGCAGTGAAGAAGGTTAAACCAGCTGTTTCTGTGAAGCCTAATGAAAGTGCTGATGATGTAGAATCACCAAAGCCTAAAAAGGTAGTGCCTAGAATGCCTGCTAGGAAAACAAGTGTTGCTAAAAGTGAAGGTGAAGAATCAAATGGAGATACTCCTAAAAAAGCTGTTAGGCCTAAGGTTCCTGTAAGGAAAGCTCAGCTTGATATTGAACAAAATCAAGAAGATGAAGAGGTTAAGCCAAAAAGAGTACAACCTAAGATGCCAGTTCGCCGATCTCAGCCAGTTGTTAAAGCAAAGAAATCGGAGGATGGTTCGGCAGAAGAGTTGCCTTCGAATGCTACACCAAAGCGTGTTCAGCCTAAGATGCCTGTTCGCCGTCCTCAGCCAGTTGTTAAAGCAAAGAAATCGGAGGAAGATTCGTCAGAAGAGGTGTCTTTAAATGCTACACCAAAGCGTGTTCAACCGAAAGTGCCTGTTCGTCGCCCTCAGTCAGTTGTTAAAGCAAAGAAATCGGATGAAGATTCGTCAGAAGAGGTGTCTTCAGATGCTACACCAAAACGTGTTCAACCGAAAGTGCCTGTTCGTCGCCCTCAACCAGTTGTTAAAGCAAAGAAATCGGATGAAGATTCGTCAGAAGAGGTATCTTCAGGTGCTACACCAAAACGTGTTCAGCCTAAAGTGCCTGTTCGTCGCCCTCAGCCTGTTGTGAAAGCAAAGAAATCGGAGGAAGATTCGTCAGAAGAGGTGTCTTCAGATGCTATACCAAAACGTGTTCAGCCTAAAGTGCCGATTCGTCGCCCTCAGCCTGTTGTGAAAGCAAAGAAATCGGAGGAGGATTCGGCAGAAGAGTTGTCTTCGGATACTACACCAAAACGTGTTCAGCCTAAAGTGCCTGTTCGTCGCCCTCAGCCAGTTGTGAAAGCAAAGAAATCGGAGGAAGATTCGTCAGAAGAGGTATCTTCAGATACTACACCAAAACGTGTTCAGCCTAAAGTGCCTGTTCGTCGCCCTCAGCCAGTTGTGAAAGCAAAGAAATCAGAGGAAGATTCGTCAGAAGAGGTATCTTCAGATACTACACCAAAACGTGTTCAGCCTAAAGTGCCGATTCGTCGCCCTCAGCCAGTTGTGAAAGCAAAGAAATCGGAGGAGGATTCGGCAGAAGAGTTGTCTTCGGATACTACACCAAAACGTGTTCAGCCTAAAGTGCCTGTTCGTCGCCCTCAGTCTGTTGTGAAAGCAAAGTCGACAGAAGGTGATATAAATGAAGGAGCAGTTTCAGATGCGAAGAGTGCTGAGAAGCCTAAACGAATGCAACCGAAAATTCCTAGAAAAAAATAA